The following DNA comes from Naumovozyma dairenensis CBS 421 chromosome 4, complete genome.
GGATGAGGCAAACAGAAAATGGTGGAAGTTCTTTGATGAACAAGAATATCGTATTAATAGCACTCAACAGaccaaaaataaatggTACAGTTGATTTAAGTCTGCTAATTCTTATGAAGAAAggaattaatattaaaattagatATCTTGTTGGCCTTCCATTCATGTATCACCTATTGGgttaaatatttagatACAGTCAATGTCAATAACGCTTATATTTCAGGTATGAAGGAAGAATTAAATTTCGAAGGTGGTGATTTAGTTTATATTCAAGTTATGTACATTGTGGGTAACATTATTTCCTATTAACGGTTGGTGCAGCCAATTTCAACAGCGTTCCACATTTAAAGGCCATTAGGTTCTTCATCGGTACATTTGAACCACCAAGTTATTTGGcttatcaatatatttttggGTGTTTCTATAAACATGATGAAATGGTACGTCGTTCAGCCTTCTATAATTTCGGACAATATATTGGTCTATCTTCAGGTGGTATTCAATCTGCAGTTTTCACCTCATTAGATGGAGTTAATGGAATGTCTGGATGGAGATGgaattttatcattgatgaaattataTCTGTTGTTGCTGGTATTATTGGTTTCTATTCATTATCTGGCGATCCACATAATTGTTATTCTATTTTCTTAACCGATGATGAAATAAGATTGGCAAGAAAGAGAGTTAGCGAAAAATAATACCGAGAAGGCAGATTTTTCAACAAAAGTATTCCATCTCAAGGTCTGGAAAAGTATTTTTaccaattggaaaatatatctGTTATCTTTATGGGATATATTCTGTTAGAATAATAGTAACATGGCTTCTGGTGCTTATCTTTTACTGGTTAAGTGTTTAGGAAGATACTCTATTCCCAAAGTGCATGATTTATCGATGGTTACTCCAGGTCTAGGTATGGTTTACTTGGCTATTGCTGGTATTGTTGCAGATAAATCTCATTCTCGTTGGTTTACAATTTGTGCCACtcaaatcttcaatttcattgGTAACGTAATTTTAGCTGCCTGGGATGTTTCCGAAAATGCTAAATGGTTTGCATTCTTTTACAATGTACTGGGTGGAGTGTGGCACCAGTTAGTANNNNNNNNNNNNNNNNNNNNAGTTGTCATGAACATCTTGGCCCAATCATCCACCGCCTGGTTAAGTGTTCTTGTATGGAAAACTAGTGAATCACGTAGATATTTGAAAGGTTTCACGTTCACGGCCTGTTGTGCCTTCTGTCTCTCACTATGGACCTTTGTTGTTCTTTACTTTTACAAGCGTGACGAAAAGAAACATGCCAAGGAAAACGGTATTATTCTTTACAATTCCTCCTTGGGTGACAACAAACCAAATTGAGACCAAACCAAAGAATGTTGATCGAATcctaataaatatatactcaaaatttcctttatttttttcaaaataatttataatagacatttttttatagttTAAAAAATCCGTAACATAATTTTAAGAGTTTGACTttacataaaaaaataaaattgaatatgCAATTATACACAGAAAATCAAAACTATTGAAAGACGTGACGTTTTATTACCGCAGATATGTTTGCTTTTGACacaaatatatcaaaaaaCTATTCGAAAAATGGTACCTGTTACGGTCATCAATGAGTGAATTACATTGTGGTTTTTATTGAGACCATCTTTGCTTCTgcaattatttattaatctagtatttatataaaaggTATTCTGGGCAGATTATTGCTATTCTTAGAGGGTCTTAGGTCACTGCCATGCCCTGTAGAAGGGCCATTTGTTATTCATTATTCCTTAATGTAACTGAATTCTTTTAGTGTACTCGGaactatattttttccattATAGTGTTTTAAGTTCTTTTAGAACCCTTAAGAAAGGACAGGTGGTTAGCTGATAGGTCAACCATATTTATCTTGGCCTCGCCCGTTTGTactaatttcttcttttcctgAACTCCCTCTTCAATTCTACAAAGTCCAGAATTTTAATCTACCTGCATTTCTCTCATTCGGGGGGCATATTTTCATGTCACAGTATTTTGTGCAGGCCAATCACTGCCAGATCTGAATGGAATTACCAATGCGGTACGTCcgtacgtacgtaagtGCGGAGTAGCGAGATGATGCATGTTGACATTCACTTCTGGTTGATGATTAATACATCGTAACTGTTTAGAATAAAATTTGTCCCATTTCAATGTACTCAATTTTTACTTTTGCAGATAGTTTGTATGtacatatttttattcttggAAAATCTAAAAAggaataaattttttttgtttcaacAACCGACCAAATGAAACCAGCTATTAGAAATTTTTGCTTGGAATTTTAATTCAATCTATTACTTCAGCAAGCCTTTTATAAATCTCAAAAGATACAATCCTACAAAAATGAGAAACTATTGTTGGTGATATCACTGTCGAAGACGGGTCTGATAACGGACGATCTTGAACTATCAATCCAAGGCGGTACTATTGACCAAAAAAACGATAATTATGTACTGATTCAACAGAAATTACCGNNNNNNNNNNNNNNNNNNNNNNNNNNNNNNNNNNNNNNNNNNNNNNNNNNNNNNNNNNNNNNNNNNNNNNNNNNNNNNNNNNNNNNNNNNNNNNNNNNNNNNNNNNNNNNNNNNNNNNNNNNNNNNNNNNNNNNNNNNNNNNNNNNNNNNNNNNNNNNNNNNNNNNNNNNNNNNNNNNNNNNNNNNNNNNNNNNNNNNNNNNNNNNNNNNNNNNNNNNNNNNNNNNNNNNNNNNNNNNNNNNNNNNNNNNNNNNNNNNNNNNNNNNNNNNNNNNNNNNNNNNNNNNNNNNNNNNNNNNNNNNNNNNNNNNNNNNNNNNNNNNNNNNNNNNNNNNNNNNNNNNNNNNNNNNNNNNNNNNNNNNNNNNNNNNNNNNNTCAAAAAGGTATATAACCATTGTATAATTCAAGAACGTACGGAATAGTTCGTTCATTCATATCTTAGAAGTAGCTTACTCTAACGTCTGGTATAGTACCGCTTGGTTACCATCGCAAGGATTTTGAGATAATTTAAGCAATGAGTAAGATCTATAAAATAGTGCAAAAGTTACCAGACCAAACTGATTTGGCTCAATTAATCAAGACTCAAACTGAGGGCACTGATATGTTAGAAGGTGTTGAAGACATTAACACACCAGTCGAGGGAGACAAACCATCTGTTCATAAAGGTTTGTCGGCTGTGAGTGTTGCTGCGTTTTTAAACAATAGTCAGATTTCTCATGCtgataaagatatttttattgCAATGCTGCAAACCAGAGGTTCTCCAATGAAATCGACAAATGGAGTTCCCAAGCAAAAACGATTGCGGATATCAGATATTCTCTTAAGAGNNNNNNNNNNNNNNNNNNNNAAGGATCGAGAAGAGATCTCGATCTGACAATACTTATCAacaaaggaagaagataaagGTGAACAAGGTTAACAAAAAGCGTTCCCATTTTGGTAAATTGGGGCATGATGCCAGTACTTGTTGGACTCTTCACTCGAAAAACGACTCCAAACAGGTTTAGTGGTAAAGTTAACCAAGAAGGTGTGTATTCCGGTCGAGACcatgatatatttattgCTCAGGGCTAGAATATCAAATAGAGCTCTTTAACTTTAGCACTTTATCCGCAAACGAAATAGTTGTAAGACAGGGTCTTATTCAAAACATGTACTTATATGAGACGTAATATCAAAGAAGTTAAAAGACAATCGAAACCATCTATGAAGCTTTAAAGAGCAGTGACTGGTCATAAAGCACCAAAAATACAGCAAAAACCCGCTTAACTATGTAAAAACAGGAGGAAATACGTAAAGTACAGAAATGTGTTACCTTCTCTATAACGTCCCCTATATACTATTATAGAAGTACTTAATGAATATCCACTCGACCAGTAGTGACAACTTCGTGAAagaatcaataaatttgaagaaaccttttttttggtaGGCATTTGACGAGAATAGAAATTGTATCAGGAACAAGGCAATGCTCAATCCGATATATTCTAATATCATTGAGGTATAGCAgctaatttaattgaattatatagGATCCTGTATTATAGTTGAAAGGCAGTGTATGTCTTATCTCCTGACGATAAATGTAATTCGAACTTCTTAGTAAAAatcttggaaaataaatatcacTTTTACCTAAGCTCTAAAACACGTTATCTGGTTGCTTTCTAAACAGACCTACGAAACTAGTGGAAGGttggaaaatattgagAGTTTTTTTGAAGCTACACCttgaaaaaagatgaatAATCACAGTCTTTTACACAATCTCCGTCATTAGAGAAATTCATAAATTGTTACTGCTCTGGAGAAGTGGTAGTGGTAGGTTCATTAATGCTGATCATGTAATAATGCGACTTTTGCTGCATTTATAGTTTCATCATATAAGGGTTAGACTTGAGACTCGAAGTGATTAGACTCCTCTAGATATACACTTTCAGAATAAGCACGATTTGTACTCTCAAGTAGTTCAAAAAACgttgaatatttcaatttatcacCCAACAtgtatttcattttcagcATAAAGTAAGCTTGGTAAGTTTGACGTTCCTCCTCTGTGACGTCTTCACAACGGTTCACTTCGATATATTCTTCCTTGGAATCGCTCCCATGCATGGAAGGGATgacatatatttcatatgGTGGATCGAAAAAGACACTCAAGACGTTATCTATTGTCGGTTTGTAACCACGTCGGACTGATCGGGTTCTGTAAACGATCAGTAAATCCCTGTATATTATTGCATCTTCTTGAGAAAATCCATAAAAAATGGCTTGAAGTGGAATGCTGGAATATTGAGAGGGCGGTAAATATAACATCTTATTTGGTTTGCTGGGGTATTCAGATGGCTTATAGGATCCTTTGTAAGAATAGCCTTCATATCGAACATTTGCGAGATAATGTATACCGGCGAGCAACACCTTGAAGTCCTAAccagaaaaattatattcagttttaattaattctttaccTGCTTCTTCGATATCACAAGAATAAAAACCATCTTCCTTAAAAAGGTTTGGACCTAATATAAGTAGAGTGGGGTTATCGCCTCTTAACATCTGCTTGTGAAACGGAGCTTCTAAAACAGTGCCAGGGAAGGTACGCCCTTTATCAgttaagaaatatttcatgATACACTCTTTGAAAATCCAATTTGACGACTCTCGGTCATCCAGAGCAAAGGTAGAAGGTTCATCTAAAATCCAATTGTCTTGTTCCACGGAATATGTGTTTGTAGACGGTGTGCTGCTATTAGAGAAACAGTTTGATAGGAACCCCCAAATTTTATTCTCTATTCTTGACTCCGGAAATGGTTTCCTTAACTTTAAGCCGTTGATAAAGGCAAATTCCATGGTAAAAACTCTTCGTTTGTTTTTGTTCCTGTGTCAGCTTCTGATTCGGACATATATCAGCTTGAAAGAATCTTAGTAATGGCTCTAGTTATGGATGCCAACCTCGGTTCTGTTCCATTGTTGATGGTAGACGACGTCCATGTGATGAAAGTTTTATCTACCTATGTGAAAGACTGGAACATCCGTCGTTCATCTGCTGTGAGAATAGAAAAAAGCGGAAGATTGTGAATATCCGCGTAAGGCACTGCGCTTCAACGGCAAAAGGAACAAGGAATCGCTGTATACAGtactatactatacaaTGCAGTCTATAGTATTCCTGAGAGTATATAGGTCAAATACCATTATCTGATATGCCATATCTATCAACCTTGATCAGATTGACCTATTGGATTTTTTAACTCACCTTCAATTCTTAACTGCTTACATCGACAACATCTAACCAGTTAATTATCACATTCCACTTTAAGGGTCCACAAGTTAAACAACCGTAATGCCTTCTATTCCAATATAATAGTGTTCATGTTTGTTCCTCTATTtctaaattcaatttgattCTTGATATCGGCTTATTTCTTGCCCATTTCACTTTCTATTGTTAGGCCTAAGTTATGACAAAGTTAGTCAAATAATTACAATGATAAATGCAACAGATATTAATTCCTGGCAAATACAGAAGCTACTGCTGGTCCTAACCCCTCTCCTTTCCACTTTCTTGATAAAGAAGTAATATTTGCCAAAGCCAAAAAGAAACCTTCATCTTTCGTTGATTGTTCGGAAAATTATAAGTAGAAGCATCAGGGAAGCACAACAGATCCACTTCATTAGTGGTACCGCATTACCTCACCACTACGATGAGTGCTCACTTCACCATACATTGTCTATTACAACTCAGAAGCGTTTCAGCAGAAAAATCCTTTCTTAAGAGACGCAGAGACCCATATATACCTGTATTACTGGCCAATGCCAggaatataaaatatagaaGCAGTTACCTTACAAACTATAATGATTAGAAACCAAAGTACACGCATTCTGTATCCTTCAAACGCTTCCTAAAACCAAAGTGACCTAAATGCCACTTCTGGAATTAATGTAAACAGCATACagattttgtttcttttcctgAATCCAACACACACATTACTCGAATATGGAAACTGTTGAACACCTTTATTCATTTGGAACAACAGTCCTGGTTAAATCCTtaatactattattttagTTGAGAAACTATCAGttgaaatttaaataaGCCCTTGTGGTACTTTCTTCCAAGGTAAGGTAAGCCCCAGTGCACCTAATGTAATAGTGTCTGAGCAAAAGCCGAGCAACTCGTTAATGGGCGTGACAATTGTTACAGAAAAcatttggtaaattattaaaattccATAAAAAAAGCCCTACGTGACTCTTTCTTGAATACTATATTTAGCTACTTGTTGGTTTTACTATAGTATGTAAGTAAATATCAGGAGTAAGTTCCATATATGAAGACATGTTAAATGATCGGGAGATTTTATTCAAGGATGACTTATAGACAATCAAAAGTAAAGAAGtatttctttaatcaatgtttcctttcttgaattgtaaaattattcaagatttattattacttcacttaaattcatatttacatttccagaaagaatatatgataaattataatattttgatagccagttattatatttacgtattataataaacaaagtTAAGGTGTCAGTGGTTTTTGgataagaaataaatattattttcaccTCATAGATAGTCTATCCAGTGAGCAACGATGTTAGTTGCTCGCTGTTGATGACCCTACAGGATCTTATCGGTCCTTTGTAAATATAACTGAAACTGGGGCTAGTGACAGACGCTGAAACATTTAAGTTTAGATTTTTTAAAGTTactgatgatattaaatatattgttaAATTAAAGTCATTGCGATTGATGTAGAATATTAATGTTTTAGTTCCTGTTAGGTTGTGCTTAGCTATTCATATCGCCAGTCAGGAGCAAAGTGTAGACCAATTATCGGTACATACCTTATGCTAGATATTTCtaaaagtaaacaaaacTTACCAAAATATCCGTTAAAAGCGATAATATTTGAGGACCTACAGAGCTCATTGATTTTGTTAGCGCGTGAATGTCCAGTACATGGGCGGTGACGGTCTACTACACTGCGCGCCTTTCTGAGAAAACTGACGGTCGACTGCATTTCCAGCCGGTCAACTGCAAAATTTGACGGTCGACTACATTGCCTTGACGGTCAACTACAATTTTTGAAGGTCAACTGCATGGCAATGAAGGT
Coding sequences within:
- the NDAI0D05100 gene encoding uncharacterized protein, with product MVRRSAFYNFGQYIGLSSGGIQSAVFTSLDGVNGMSGWRWNFIIDEIISVVAGIIGFYSLSGDPHNCYSIFLTDDEIRLARKRVSEK
- the NDAI0D05110 gene encoding uncharacterized protein (similar to Saccharomyces cerevisiae SEO1 (YAL067C)), coding for MASGAYLLLVKCLGRYSIPKVHDLSMVTPGLGMVYLAIAGIVADKSHSRWFTICATQIFNFIGNVILAAWDVSENAKWFAFFYNVLGGVWHQLVXXXXXXXVVMNILAQSSTAWLSVLVWKTSESRRYLKGFTFTACCAFCLSLWTFVVLYFYKRDEKKHAKENGIILYNSSLGDNKPN